In Luteibaculum oceani, the genomic window AAAACCAGCAAGGCTATCTGGGCTTACAGTAGGATCGTATGATAAAAGGCTTACCATTACCTGAGTTTCCGCGTGGAAATCACTAGGAAACATTGGTCTTAAAGCTCTATCTATTAATCTAGATACTAATACTTCTGCATCTGAAGGCTTAGCTTCACGCTTAAAGAATCCACCAGGGAATCTACCGGCAGCAGAAAATTTTTCGCGGTAATCAACGGTTAATGGAAGGAAATCAACATCCTCTTTTGCTTCTTTGTTAGCTACAACTGTAGCAAGTAGCATGGTATCTCCACAACGAAGTACGATGGATCCGTCTGCTTGTTTTGCTAAAATTCCTGTTTCAATTGTAACCGGTTTGCCATTTGGCATCTCTACGGTTTTCGAAAATCCGGTAGGCTTCATTTACTTATTTTTTTCTCTGTGTATATATGTGTATGTAACACAAAAAGGGGCAAACCAATTCGATGCCCCTTTTTGTTATAAAATTATATGTAATTCCTTAATCAAGCTTATTTTCTGATGCCCAATTTAGCAATAATTGCACGATAACGCTGAATGTCTTTTTTCTTAAGGTAATCTAGTAAAGATCTTCTCTTACCTACTAAATCTAAAAGAGCTTTTTGAGTTCTAAAGTCCTTTTTGTTGTTCTTAAGGTGACCTGTTAGGTGCTTAATTCTGTGTGTGAATAGAGCGATTTGCCCTTCAGTTGAACCGGTATCTTTCTCAGACTTACCGTGTTCTTTAAAAATTTCTTGTTTTACTTCTGTAGTTAGATACATGCCAAAACTATTTCGTGAATGTTATGTATTAGGCCCGCAAAGGTAATCTAATTTTCTTATTATCCTTGGAAAAAGCGAATTTGCTGTGCAAGTTTTTCCTTTAAGTCGTCTCTGGATACAATAAAATCAAGGAATCCGTGCTCCAACAAAAATTCTGAAGTTTGGAAGCCTTCTGGTAAATCTTTACCAATTGTTTCCTTTACAACCCTTGGTCCCGCAAATCCGATTAGTGCTTTTGGTTCGGCAATGTTAATGTCTCCAAGCATTGCAAATGAAGCAGTAACACCTCCTGTAGTTGGGTTTGTTAATACCGAAATGTATGGTAGTTGCGCCTTAGCAAGCAGTGTAAGCTTGGCACTGGTTTTTGCCATTTGCATTAGCGAAAATCCAGCTTCCATCATTCGTGCACCCCCCGACTTTGATATCATAATGAAAGGTGCATTTAACTCAATGGCTTTGTCTATGGCGAGGGAAATTTTTTCTCCTACCACAGATCCCATCGATCCCCCAATGAATTTAAAATCCATTGCTGCAACAACAGCGTCGCTTTGTTCAATTTTACCGTGTGCGGTTCTTACAGCATCCTTTAACCCAGTTTTTTTAATTGTAGCCTGGATTCTATCGGTATATTTTTTGGTGTCCTCGAAGTTAAGTGGGTCTGCTGAAGTGATTTCTGCATTAAACTCGGTGAAATCTCCGTTATCAAATAATAAGTCGAAATAACCGATTGCGTCTAGGCGATCGTGGTAACCACAAGATTCACATACGTGTTTGTTTTTACCGTGATCCTCAGAAGAAACCACATGACTACACTCTTTACATTTCCACCACAGTCCTTCAGGGGTTTCCTTCTTCTCGGTGGTAGATGTGGTAATTCCTCTTTTAATTCTTTTAAACCAACCCATAAAATGTTGTTTTAAGCAACGGTTATTCCAGGTTCAAGATACACATCTTGAATGGCATTTAGAATTTCAATTCCTTCGTTCATTGGCTTCTGGAAAGCTTTTCTTCCAGAAATAAGCCCCTGACCACCGGCACGTTTGTTAATAACTGCTGTGGTAACTGCTTCGGCTAAGTCAGTAGATCCTGCAGATGCTCCACCCGAGTTAATCAATCCTGCACGTCCCATGTAACAGTTTGCTACTTGGTATCTGCATAAATCAATTGGATTGTCGCTTGTAAGTTTATCGTAAACTGC contains:
- the rpsO gene encoding 30S ribosomal protein S15 is translated as MYLTTEVKQEIFKEHGKSEKDTGSTEGQIALFTHRIKHLTGHLKNNKKDFRTQKALLDLVGKRRSLLDYLKKKDIQRYRAIIAKLGIRK
- the accD gene encoding acetyl-CoA carboxylase, carboxyltransferase subunit beta, coding for MGWFKRIKRGITTSTTEKKETPEGLWWKCKECSHVVSSEDHGKNKHVCESCGYHDRLDAIGYFDLLFDNGDFTEFNAEITSADPLNFEDTKKYTDRIQATIKKTGLKDAVRTAHGKIEQSDAVVAAMDFKFIGGSMGSVVGEKISLAIDKAIELNAPFIMISKSGGARMMEAGFSLMQMAKTSAKLTLLAKAQLPYISVLTNPTTGGVTASFAMLGDINIAEPKALIGFAGPRVVKETIGKDLPEGFQTSEFLLEHGFLDFIVSRDDLKEKLAQQIRFFQG